In Pectobacterium aroidearum, the following are encoded in one genomic region:
- a CDS encoding heme ABC transporter ATP-binding protein, whose translation MTDSAFDQTLVARHLRFQTNGRYLTDDVSLELHCGEIVAIIGPNGAGKSTLLRLLTGYLTPDDGECLLAGQPFSHWQPGALAKTRAVMRQHSGMAFAFSVRDVVAMGRSPHGGYPKNDDVIQQVMAQTGCLELAARDYRHLSGGEQQRVQLARVLAQLWHPEPTPGWLFLDEPTSALDLYHQQHLLRLLKQLTREQPLAVCCVLHDLNLAALYADRILLLHEGKLVAQGTPAQVLQAETLTHWYRADLSVGSHPDYPLPQVYLRQ comes from the coding sequence CCATCTACGCTTTCAGACCAACGGTCGCTATCTGACGGATGATGTTTCTCTGGAACTGCACTGTGGGGAAATCGTCGCAATTATCGGCCCCAACGGCGCGGGAAAGTCGACCCTGCTCCGTTTGTTGACCGGTTATTTGACGCCCGATGACGGCGAGTGCTTGTTAGCCGGACAGCCATTTTCACACTGGCAGCCCGGCGCGCTGGCAAAAACACGCGCGGTGATGCGTCAGCATAGCGGCATGGCGTTTGCATTTAGCGTGCGGGATGTCGTCGCGATGGGGCGTTCCCCGCATGGGGGCTATCCGAAAAATGATGACGTCATTCAGCAGGTCATGGCGCAAACGGGCTGTCTGGAACTGGCTGCGCGTGACTATCGCCACCTGTCCGGCGGGGAGCAGCAGCGTGTACAGCTCGCTCGCGTGCTGGCGCAGCTGTGGCATCCAGAACCGACGCCGGGTTGGCTGTTTCTCGATGAACCCACGTCGGCGCTGGATCTGTACCATCAGCAGCATCTCTTGCGGCTACTCAAGCAGCTTACGCGTGAACAGCCGTTAGCCGTATGCTGCGTCCTGCACGATCTGAATTTGGCGGCGCTGTATGCCGATCGCATTCTGTTGTTACACGAAGGAAAACTGGTCGCACAGGGTACGCCCGCACAGGTGCTGCAGGCGGAGACGTTGACCCACTGGTATCGCGCCGATCTCAGCGTCGGTTCACACCCTGACTATCCCCTTCCTCAGGTTTACCTGCGGCAATAG